Proteins from a single region of Chloroflexota bacterium:
- a CDS encoding Tm-1-like ATP-binding domain-containing protein, with protein MKTKRTVVIVATLDTKGEAAAYLRDEIASWGLDTILIDPGVLGTPTVKPDITREEVAQAAGTTLQALIAQGKKGICIAKQTEGLCNIVRRLWEEGRLDGIVAIGGGQGTSIGTAAMRVLPVGVPKLMLSTIASGLFRFGPYVGTKDICMMHSVTDILDVNAISRPILRNAANAIAGMALRHPAPAQHEKPVIAVTQLGITTPCVMRVKAILETKGYQIVPFHANGSGGPAMEDLIEAGKFAGVIDLSVHEVIDGIYDGLAGAQNRMDALTRYAIPAVVSVGGGDYLLWESVDKAPPAYRDRPKMVHNAQMTVFQPSPEEMATAARAMIDRLNRALGPTLVIIPTVGFSDMNQPGRELYNPEGNEAVIREFQTGLRPEVPLVLIPAHINDPIFADAVADCMARLLDGEKPAEVAARYGNGG; from the coding sequence ATGAAAACCAAGCGCACCGTTGTCATCGTCGCCACCTTGGACACCAAGGGCGAGGCGGCGGCGTACCTTCGCGACGAGATCGCGTCCTGGGGACTGGACACCATCCTCATTGACCCGGGCGTGCTGGGCACCCCCACGGTCAAGCCCGACATCACGCGCGAGGAAGTGGCCCAGGCCGCCGGCACCACACTGCAAGCGCTCATCGCCCAGGGCAAGAAGGGCATCTGCATCGCCAAGCAGACCGAGGGCCTCTGCAACATCGTGCGCAGGCTCTGGGAAGAAGGACGACTGGACGGCATCGTCGCCATTGGCGGCGGCCAAGGCACGTCCATCGGCACCGCCGCCATGCGGGTGCTGCCGGTCGGCGTGCCCAAACTCATGCTCTCCACCATCGCAAGCGGCCTGTTCCGTTTCGGCCCCTACGTCGGGACGAAAGACATCTGCATGATGCACTCGGTAACCGACATCCTGGACGTGAACGCCATCAGCCGCCCCATCCTTCGCAATGCCGCCAACGCCATTGCGGGCATGGCCCTGCGCCACCCCGCCCCGGCCCAACACGAGAAGCCCGTCATCGCGGTTACGCAACTCGGCATCACCACGCCTTGCGTCATGCGCGTCAAAGCCATCCTGGAAACCAAAGGCTACCAGATCGTGCCCTTCCATGCCAACGGCTCCGGCGGCCCGGCCATGGAAGACCTGATAGAAGCCGGGAAGTTCGCGGGCGTCATAGACCTCAGCGTGCACGAGGTCATTGATGGCATCTACGACGGGCTGGCCGGCGCGCAGAACCGCATGGACGCGCTGACCCGCTATGCGATTCCAGCCGTCGTCTCCGTGGGCGGCGGCGACTACCTCCTGTGGGAGAGCGTGGACAAGGCTCCGCCCGCCTACCGCGACCGGCCCAAGATGGTGCACAACGCGCAGATGACGGTGTTCCAGCCCTCTCCGGAAGAAATGGCCACTGCCGCGCGTGCGATGATTGACCGACTCAACCGCGCGCTCGGCCCCACGTTGGTCATCATCCCCACGGTGGGCTTCTCGGACATGAACCAGCCCGGACGCGAACTCTACAACCCCGAAGGCAACGAGGCGGTGATCCGCGAGTTCCAGACAGGGCTGCGGCCGGAAGTGCCGCTCGTGCTCATTCCGGCGCACATCAACGACCCAATCTTCGCCGACGCGGTGGCCGATTGCATGGCCCGCCTTTTGGATGGCGAAAAGCCCGCGGAGGTGGCGGCGCGGTACGGAAACGGGGGATAG
- a CDS encoding uroporphyrinogen-III decarboxylase translates to MTDRMTPRERVIAAVEHRSPDRVPIDIGGSSVTTIIGKAYERLKATLGIAGETRYMKRKSGTVFLDEQIAVRLHSDTRPLLPGSPDGWQDIYFADGSFQDEWGVVWARAGEGHYAPVGNPLRAADLDDLARYLWPDPLNPGRTRGLRDQARRLHEETDYAVVLSLPVGFVHQSQYLRGYQEYLMDLILNPAFIEALMDRTLEFWMHLASAVLDEVGPFVDVIQFGDDVAFQDRPMVDPRRYRRMIKPRHKQMIDLLKSKSRAKVLYHCCGAVSTLIPDFIDIGVDALNPVQVSAVGMDTARLKAEYGNHIAFWGAVDTSHVLPCGSPQDVREEVMRRIQDLGAGGGYVVASVHNIQEDVPPENILAMADAAYEFGQGAAHR, encoded by the coding sequence ATGACGGACAGGATGACCCCCCGCGAGCGCGTCATCGCCGCGGTAGAGCATCGCTCTCCCGACCGCGTGCCCATTGACATCGGCGGCTCGTCGGTAACTACCATCATCGGGAAAGCCTACGAGCGCCTGAAGGCAACGCTTGGTATCGCCGGCGAGACGCGCTATATGAAGCGCAAATCGGGCACGGTGTTCCTAGACGAGCAAATCGCCGTGCGGCTGCATTCGGACACGCGGCCCCTCCTGCCCGGCAGCCCCGATGGATGGCAGGACATCTACTTCGCCGATGGTTCGTTCCAGGACGAGTGGGGCGTCGTGTGGGCCAGGGCGGGCGAAGGCCACTACGCGCCTGTGGGCAACCCGCTCCGCGCCGCCGACTTGGACGACCTGGCGCGGTACCTGTGGCCCGACCCGCTCAACCCAGGCCGGACGCGCGGCCTCCGCGACCAGGCCCGGCGCCTGCACGAGGAAACGGACTACGCCGTCGTGTTGAGCCTGCCGGTGGGGTTCGTGCACCAGAGCCAGTATCTTCGCGGCTACCAGGAATACCTCATGGACTTGATTCTGAACCCCGCCTTCATTGAAGCCCTCATGGACAGGACGCTGGAGTTCTGGATGCACCTGGCCTCGGCGGTGCTGGATGAGGTCGGCCCGTTCGTGGACGTCATCCAATTCGGCGACGACGTGGCATTCCAGGACCGGCCCATGGTGGACCCGCGCCGCTACCGTCGGATGATCAAGCCGCGCCACAAGCAGATGATAGATTTGCTCAAGAGCAAATCCCGCGCCAAAGTGCTGTATCACTGTTGCGGCGCGGTGAGCACCCTGATTCCCGATTTCATTGACATAGGCGTGGACGCGCTCAATCCCGTGCAGGTATCGGCCGTGGGCATGGACACCGCGCGCCTGAAGGCCGAATATGGGAATCACATCGCGTTCTGGGGCGCTGTGGATACCAGCCACGTCCTGCCCTGCGGCTCGCCCCAGGACGTGCGCGAAGAGGTGATGCGCCGCATCCAGGACCTGGGCGCGGGCGGCGGGTACGTCGTCGCGTCCGTCCACAACATCCAGGAAGACGTGCCGCCCGAGAACATCCTGG
- a CDS encoding Tm-1-like ATP-binding domain-containing protein: MRIAIIGTLDTKGHEVRFVRDTIAALGHETLILDPGTLGQPAIPADVSRTEIARAAGWELPDLLATRDKALIQSTMTNGLVSTVTRLYQQGAFQGVIAVGGAQGTAIATAAMRALPVGVPKFMVSTVACGKTTFGPYVGTKDIAMLHSVADISGLNRITRRLLAQAARAVVAMAAEPPAAEMPDRELVAITQAGITTPGVMAVKERLEALGFEVVAFHCNGIGGQAMEELISQGVIRGLIDFSPHEITDLLFGGLMPAAPERMKAAGLMGIPQVVVPGCTDIRLHGVGDELPLEVRDRACVRHSPTHTHVRTTPEEMEQVAHFIATRLNEGHGPRASVIPLRGYSMLNKQGHPLYDEAANMAYVLTMRRELAPEVRQVEVDAHINDPEFADVVVETFMSLRREAGNASVPPATRPQEI, translated from the coding sequence ATGAGGATCGCGATCATCGGCACGCTGGACACCAAAGGCCACGAGGTTCGTTTCGTGCGCGATACCATCGCTGCCCTGGGACACGAAACGCTTATCCTTGACCCGGGCACGCTCGGCCAGCCCGCCATCCCCGCCGATGTGTCCCGCACCGAAATCGCGCGGGCCGCGGGCTGGGAATTGCCCGACCTCCTCGCCACCCGCGACAAGGCGCTCATCCAGTCCACCATGACCAACGGCCTAGTGAGCACGGTAACCCGCCTTTACCAGCAAGGCGCATTCCAGGGGGTGATCGCCGTCGGCGGCGCGCAGGGAACCGCCATCGCCACAGCCGCCATGCGCGCCCTTCCGGTCGGCGTCCCGAAGTTCATGGTGTCCACCGTGGCCTGCGGCAAGACCACTTTCGGCCCCTACGTGGGCACGAAGGACATCGCCATGCTGCACTCGGTGGCCGACATCTCGGGGCTGAACCGCATTACGCGCCGCCTGCTGGCCCAGGCCGCGAGGGCCGTCGTCGCCATGGCCGCCGAACCGCCTGCTGCCGAGATGCCCGACCGAGAACTCGTCGCCATCACCCAGGCCGGCATCACCACGCCCGGCGTCATGGCCGTGAAGGAGCGCCTGGAAGCCCTCGGCTTTGAGGTCGTCGCGTTCCATTGCAACGGCATCGGCGGGCAGGCGATGGAGGAACTCATCTCGCAGGGCGTGATTCGCGGCCTCATTGACTTCTCGCCCCACGAGATCACCGACCTCCTCTTCGGCGGCCTCATGCCCGCCGCGCCAGAGCGGATGAAGGCCGCGGGGCTTATGGGCATCCCACAGGTCGTCGTCCCGGGCTGCACCGACATCCGACTCCACGGCGTGGGCGATGAGTTGCCGTTGGAGGTGAGGGACCGCGCATGCGTTCGCCACTCCCCGACGCACACGCACGTGCGCACCACGCCCGAGGAGATGGAACAGGTGGCGCATTTCATCGCCACGCGCCTGAACGAAGGCCACGGCCCGCGCGCCTCGGTCATCCCCTTGCGCGGCTACAGCATGTTGAACAAGCAAGGGCATCCGTTGTACGATGAGGCGGCGAACATGGCCTACGTGCTCACCATGCGCCGAGAACTCGCGCCCGAGGTGCGCCAGGTGGAAGTGGACGCCCACATCAACGACCCGGAGTTCGCCGACGTTGTCGTGGAAACCTTCATGAGCCTGCGCCGCGAAGCCGGCAACGCCAGCGTCCCTCCCGCGACGCGGCCACAGGAGATATGA
- a CDS encoding N-acyl homoserine lactonase family protein has protein sequence MSTAKTRIYPINTGWAEADLGTYIFFKGPGGQKTEIPMICFYVDTGEHKIMVDTGIPDAERATRYHHKTRKADCLDSPDALLKMGVNPDDIDICIFTHLHWDHVSCMKRFRNARYIVSAAELHWAYNPLPLYYRSYESPVLGIEAPFIGCNFEVVEGEATIVPGVKVFPTPGHTPGHQSVEVQTEAGTIVLVGDAIFTYRNFEPNMDEHWRYWVQQRFVSMIDGWRSMEEIDRRADFILPCHDAKVMEHPVYPYPGMPLRKRREPIPGAPFYFAGI, from the coding sequence ATGTCAACCGCAAAGACCCGAATCTACCCCATCAACACCGGATGGGCCGAGGCAGACCTCGGCACGTACATCTTCTTCAAAGGCCCAGGGGGCCAGAAGACCGAAATCCCCATGATTTGCTTCTACGTGGACACCGGCGAGCACAAAATCATGGTGGACACGGGCATTCCCGACGCCGAACGCGCCACGCGCTACCACCACAAGACCCGCAAGGCGGACTGCTTGGACAGCCCCGATGCGCTCCTGAAGATGGGCGTGAACCCCGACGACATAGACATCTGCATCTTCACCCATCTGCACTGGGATCACGTTTCCTGCATGAAGCGGTTCCGCAACGCGCGCTACATCGTCTCGGCGGCAGAATTGCATTGGGCGTACAACCCGCTGCCCTTGTACTACCGCTCCTACGAGTCGCCGGTGCTGGGGATAGAAGCGCCCTTCATCGGCTGCAACTTTGAGGTGGTGGAGGGAGAAGCCACCATCGTGCCGGGCGTGAAGGTCTTCCCCACCCCCGGGCACACGCCGGGCCACCAGTCCGTGGAAGTGCAGACCGAGGCGGGCACCATCGTGCTCGTCGGCGACGCCATCTTCACCTACCGCAACTTTGAGCCGAACATGGACGAGCACTGGCGCTACTGGGTACAACAGCGGTTCGTCAGCATGATTGACGGCTGGCGGAGCATGGAGGAAATTGACCGGCGCGCGGACTTCATCCTGCCGTGCCACGACGCCAAGGTCATGGAGCATCCGGTGTATCCCTATCCGGGGATGCCACTCCGAAAACGCAGGGAGCCGATCCCTGGCGCGCCGTTCTATTTCGCGGGAATCTAG